From the Scomber japonicus isolate fScoJap1 chromosome 8, fScoJap1.pri, whole genome shotgun sequence genome, the window TCTTAACTCAGTGAGCTTTAGAGTGTAGCATCAACATGAACACTGCtttgatttaaaacaacaacaaaaagtataaaaagcaACTGAAACACGTCTTCAAACaataattcttcttcttctgtctgagaaatttaaaaaaagcagaaaaatccCCCTCAGATCCTCAAACCTCCCAAAAACCTCCCAAAAACATCCTGAACTCACGATAACCTTACGATAACTGAAGCCTTTATTTCAGCGTCACTCTGAagagcagacaggaagctgtGAAGGAGGGTTAGAGCGCCACCGGTTCGCCCAGTGGCCACTCGCGGTACTGCAGCGTAAAAACAACTCTCCCATAGTCGacctgtataaaagaaacgTCCGTAAAACTGCAGACGGgatcaattatgactctttatgTTACTGATatttgatccatggaggttttatatgtgTTAACTTTCCTCCAGACAAGAAAATAGATTTATaaatcatcacaatgtaaagtctgtgggccgcTTTATGCAGCTGTTATAATGAATGTGAGGAGCAAACAGGATTAAATGTGACTCTGCGTCCTCACACAGGAACATTTTGATCTTTACGTCATTCTggtgaactttgacctgttgcCCTTGTTCGTACACGACATGTTGTGCCTCCTAGTGGTGAGAAAAGCACATTACAGCATAGAAATCAATCAACAGCTGATCTCCAGACAAACGTGGAGCAGCTTCAAAACCTTTAAATGTTCTGGTTGAAACTtgtatttatgcttaataacattTGTAGCTTGATTATCGTTGGGAAAGAAACTATTTTATACACTTTCTGTATTTATCAGGTCCGACTAAACCCAGATATCCCAAACAGAAGCCTGGCTCTCAGGAGGTTAAACAATCATTCTTAGTTTTCGACGCCTGCAGACATGAAGAACTGAGGAAGAGAAGTCGACTACGACTCCCAGAGTGCATTTCAGCCAGAGACAGCCAATCACGTGCGCCGCTAACGGTGAGCAGAAGCGAAagatcacatttatttaacaatcTGCAGATTAAATCAGTTCACTTTGAGAACATTCggtaaccatggagacacaTTTTGTTCAGCACCAGCAGCCGGGGCTCGTGGGTATCGTAGTAAAGTGAATCATATAAACCGGCGGGATCGAGAGTTTGAAGATCGattaaagaaaaatgagaaataaaaagtgaacGCTCTCACTTCAGCCTCCAATCTGCTTCACTTAGTGGTtgcctacatttcccagaattccTTTCAACAACTTGCGTAAACaaacgacaaaaaaaaataaaatgtgaagtttttaTTCTGAATATTAAAGCAGCTGGTTTCTGTCTCCGTGAttaaagcagagccagaaactaACAGCAGGAGCGTCGGAGGCTTAAAGGgggatttttctctttttgtgtgaGAACCTaaatctgttcttcttcttcttcttcttctcctccttcttcttcttctttggttgCTCAGATGTTGAGTTGGGACGTGTGTCTCGTCCTCTCGCTCGGTTTAACGGCTGAGGTTCATCGTCCTGCTGGAGCGACTCTTCAGCACCTTCTGGAAAAGATCATCTGGAAACAAACGACAGAAAACATCAAACCAAAGCTCAGAGTGGAATCTACATTGAATCAGACGTTGAGATAAACTCACCGTCTCTGAAGCTCCTGGAGTCgacctgagagagaaaagaagtaaaaacattaaataacatgATGATCACCTTCATTAAGTTTCATTTTGTTGatttatatgttttcattttatgtttttccaGCTCGTTCAGTAGCTTGTTGTGAAGTTCTGTGacaacatttataataaaagtTCGACTGATATTAGTAGTTTATATTTAAACTgctgtaaaatcatttttatccCCAATAATCTGAGAGTCTGTTTATTATAATGATTTAAAGTGTTCTCACCCTGGAGGCAGCAGCTGATCTGAGCGGAGCTGCAGGTCCGTCCGCCTGTTCACGGTCAACCCTCactgctgcagacacacataccAGACTGTCAACACAAgtcctgcttttccttcctctttgttgccatgacaacataaaacatggatgtACTTCCTCATTGAGGaatgttgttgtgatgttttacagtctCTACATTCACACCTCATTGGTTCTAAacctttattaaaaacatgttagagaaaTCCCCCACTATAGCTGGATGGCATAAGGTTATTTTTGACATGTTACCCATGGAATACTTAACATACAGGTCCAGAGGTATGACTCAGGTTTTCTACAGGATCTGGTCCCCTTTTTTGACTTATATTGGGACAAGACTAGCTGTGATTGTATTGAAGGGCCTGGTGGACCATAAGTGAGAACATACAGTATGGATCAATTCATTCATAGCGGGCTACCTGAGTTACTATGCACTTGATGTCAGTGATGCTGCTGTAgtggaatgtaaaaaaaaaaaaaggatgctgTCTTTGGGGGGTACTCCCCCCACTCTTTTTTCTGTATATCATATACGATTCTGTTGCTAATGTATGACCTGACCCTATCCcctgttgttcttgttgttttggttgtttCCATCTGACAgcactgtttatttgtttttgtgtctgtcttatgtctgtatgtgtttataatgtgttatgTATATTTGGCTACTCATACTGACATGCTGTATGTGTGAAGGGACTGAAACTGTACTACTTTGTTTTTGCTACATCTGGCATAACCTTCCACTCTTGTCTCCCTAGCCTGcactgtatatttttgtatgttgtttttgtatgttgtatctatagcaaccatagcacaacctgtaactatagcaaccatagcacaacctgtaactatagcaaccatagcacaacctgatggtctgtctgtgcgtTACATTCCTCATAGAAGTGCTAAACATTGACCTAAAAGTTAAAagggttcaatagatttagtttATGACACACAGTGACCTCTagcaaacagctgatcagaccTACGAAGGGTTAAACTCACGCAGAGGTTTGATGATGCTGTTCATGGCGTGAACGACTCCGTTAGTCGCCATCAGGTCAGCGTCGGCCACTGGGATCCTGTTAACGTAGACGGTTTGGTTCCGCTGCAACACAGAGGAGATAATCAATACCCGATCAATGTTATCAGTTATCAGTTATTGATGAGCGGAGAGGAAGGAGGACCGACCACGCCGAGCTCCAGCTTGTCTCCCTGCAGAGGTTTCAGTCTGGTGTGAGATCCACTGACGCCTCCGCTCACCAGCATCCCTTCACCGAGGTGATACCTGAGCACCGCTGACAGCTCCTGAGGGTTTCCTACAACCACGGTGAcaaagttacattacttattttaaacagagtaactagtaatctattacatttccacagtAACCTTCTCAACTCTGCTGTTATTTAAAGTCAACTCTTGATCTTGAAGTTAAAGTTAGAGTCTCATGAACGCTCTGTGACGTCGGAGCGAACCTGCATGTCTTTATTAGGcgagatattttatttatgaagcaCGTTACACATGCAGACGCAGATTTAAGAGAAGTCAAAGCgacacaacacaaacatgagTCTGGAAGTGAAGCTGCTCGGCTGCTCGGACTCGTTGTATAAACCAGATGTGACTGATTTGGCCGTGAGTCACATAAACAAAACGTCTGAGGACCAAACAAGGAGCCGAACGCCAGCGAGACGCAAACCCAGCCGCCTCTGTTTATCTGACGTTAAAATAACTGATTACACTTCAATTTATTCACTTTTACATTACGCAACGATCTGTACGGAAGGTTTACaatgccaaaataaaaaaactaatcaAAGAAACGGAGACGcattaatattgtttatttcatttttatgttgtatttacTCATCATgtcataattaaattaaaacgtgacacaataataataataaaaataataatgactggatgattgtttgtgttctttaatttagtttataaaacactgaaattaaattatCCACTTTATTCACATCGCAGTGAAACACAAATAATTGaattattaaacataaaaacctttaaatctgttttcatgtgtttgatttgttgGCATTTAAAGATCtttatccattaacattcatttaaatatataaatatcatgATGAAGGTTCACTGCTGATTTAAAACAGCAGATTGTCTGttaaaccatttttttaaccatgaaATGTCAATTTTCATCACGGTGCAGTCACATATGTTTCAATGTGCTGTACCtctaaatattttacatttaaggcTTTTACACTAATAATCTAAAAgagtaaaaagtataaaataagttTATGTTTTCACCAGAAATTAGGAAACTTTGTTATCGCCTCCACACGTCATGTGATCCGTATCTGATggtattacattttaatattgacAGTTATGAACTTCCATATGTTCAGTATTAAAGTCCTCACACAGACTGCAGCTAAAGTTTAATATGTGAGTATCCACAGAAATACAAACTCTATTTATTCATGTCACGTTTTAAACTCCTTCATAATAACATCtataatatttcatttatttcctaaTGTTCATAATATTCCATCAGCTGCTGTTTCGTACTCACGCATCAGTCTGCTGAATTCAGGCTTTGGCATCGCGTTGAAGGCGTCGTTGGTGGGAGCGAAGAAGGTCATCAACCCCCCCTGCTTGTTCAGCTGCTCCGTCATACCTGCCGTCTGGATCACACCGACCAGGAggctgaaagaggaagaggaacctTTAGTAACCCTAATAGAACCAGAGTTACTATATCTTAACCTTTAGTAACCCTAATAGAACCAGAGTTACTATATCTTAACCTTTAGTAACCCTAATAGAACCAGAGTTACTATATCGTGACCTTTAGTAACCCTAATAGAACTAGAGTTACTATATCTTAACCTTTAGTAACCCTAATAGAACCAGAGTTACTATATCGTGACCTTTAGTAACCCTAATAGAACCAGAGTTACTATATCTTAACCTTTAGTAACCCTAATAGAACTAGAGTTACTATATCTTGACCTTTAGTAACCCTAATAGAACCAGAGTTACTATATCGTGACCTTTAGTAACCCTAATAGAACTAGAGTTACTATATCTTAACCTTTAGTAACCCTAATAGAACCAGAGTTACTATATCGTGACCTTTAGTAACCCTAATAGAACCAGAGTTACTATATCTTAACCTTTAGTAACCCTAATAGAACTAGAGTTACTATATCTTGACCTTTAGTAACCCTAATAGAACTAGAGTTACTATCGTAACCTTTAGTAACCCTAATAGAACCAGAGTTACTATATCTTAACCTTTAGTAACCCTAATAGAACCAGAGTTACTATATCTTAACCTTTAGTAACCCTAATAGAACCAGAGTTACTATATCTTAACCTTTAGTAACCCTAATAGAACCAGAGTTACTATATCGTAACCTTTAGTAACCCTAATAGAACCAGAGTTACTATATCGTGACCTTTAGTAACCCTAATAGAACCAGAGTTACTATATCTTAACCTTTAGTAACCTTAATAGAACCAGAGTTACTATATCGTAACCTTTAGTAACCCTAATAGAACCAGAGTTACTATATCTTGACCTTTAGTAACCCTAATAGAACCAGAGTTACTATATCTTAACCTTTAGTAACCCTAATAGAACTAGAGTTACTATATCTTAACCTTTAGTAACCCTAATAGAACTAGAGTTACTATATCTTAACCTTTAGTAACCCTAATAGAACTAGAGTTACTATATCTTAACCTTTAGTAACCCTAATAGAACCAGAGTTACTATATCTTGACCTTTAGTAACCCTAATAGAACTAGAGTTACTATATCTTGACCTTTAGTAACCCTAATAGAACTAGAGTTACTATATCTTAACCTTTAGTAACCCTAATAGAACTAGAGTTACTATATCTTAACCTTTAGTAACCCTAATAGAACTAGAGTTACTATATCTTAACCTTTAGTAACCCTAATAGAACCAGAGTTACTATATCTTAACCTTTAGTAACCCTAATAGAACTAGAGTTACTATATCTTAACCTTTAGTAGCCCTAATAGAACCAGAGTTACTATATCTTGACCTTTAGTAACCCTAATAGAACTAGAGTTACTATATCTTAACCTTTAGTAACCCTAATAGAACTAGAGTTACTATATCTTGACCTTTAGTAACCCTAATAGAACTAGAGTTACTATATCTTGACCTTTAGTAACCCTAATAGAACCAGAGTTACTATATCGTGACCTTTAGTAACCCTAATAGAACCAGAGTTACTATATCTTAACCTTTAGTAACCCTAATAGAACTAGAGTTACTATATCGTGACCTTTAGTAACCCTAATAGAACTAGAGTTACTATATCTTGACCTTTAGTAACCCTAATAGAACTAGAGTTACTATATCTTAACCTTTAGTAACCCTAATAGAACCAGAGTTACTATATCTTGACCTTTAGTAACCCTAATAGAACTAGAGTTACTATATCTTAACCTTTAGTAACCCTAATAGAACTAGAGTTACTATATCTTAACCTTTAGTAACCCTAATAGAACCAGAGTTACTATATCTTGACCTTTAGTAACCCTAATAGAACTAGAGTTACTATATCTTAACCTTTAGTAACCCTAATAGAACCAGAGTTACTATATCGTGACCTTTAGTAACACTAATAGAACCAGAGTTACTATATCGTGACCTTTAGTAACCCTAATAGAACCAGAGTTACTATATCGTGACCTTTAGTAACCCTAATAGAACTAGAGTTACTATCTTGATCTTTAGTAACCCTAATAGAACTAGAGTTACTATATCTTAACCTTTAGTAACCCTAATAGAACCAGAGTTACTATATCTTAACCTTTAGTAACCCTTATAGAACCAGAGTTACTATATCTTAACCTTTAGTAACCCTAATAGAACTAGAGTTACTATATCTTAACCTTTAGTAACCCTAATAGAACCAGAGTTACTATATCTTAACCTTTAGTAACCCTAATAGAACTAGAGTTACTATATCTTAACCTTTAGTAGCCCTAATAGAACCAGAGTTACTATATCTTGACCTTTAGTAACCCTAATAGAACTAGAGTTACTATATCTTAACCTTTAGTAACCCTAATAGAACTAGAGTTACTATATCTTGACCTTTAGTAACCCTAATAGAACTAGAGTTACTATATCTTGACCTTTAGTAACCCTAATAGAACCAGAGTTACTATATCGTGACCTTTAGTAACCCTAATAGAACCAGAGTTACTATATCTTAACCTTTAGTAACCCTAATAGAACTAGAGTTACTATATCGTGACCTTTAGTAACCCTAATAGAACTAGAGTTACTATATCTTGACCTTTAGTAACCCTAATAGAACTAGAGTTACTATATCTTAACCTTTAGTAACCCTAATAGAACTAGAGTTACTATATCTTAACCTTTAGTAACCCTAATAGAACTAGAGTTACTATATCTTAACCTTTAGTAACCCTAATAGAACCAGAGTTACTATATCTTAACCTTTAGTAACCCTAATAGAACCAGAGTTACTATATCTTGACCTTTAGTAACCCTAATAGAACCAGAGTTACTATATCGTGACCTTTAGTAACCCTAATAGAACCAGAGTTACTATATCTTAACCTTTAGTAACCCTAATAGAACCAGAGTTACTATATCGTGACCTTTAGTAACCCTAATAGAACTAGAGTTACTATATCGTGACCTTTAGTAACCCTAATAGAACTAGAGTTACTATCTTGATCTTTAGTAACCCTAATAGAACTAGAGTTACTATATCTTAACCTTTAGTAACCCTAATAGAACCAGAGTTACTATATCTTAACCTTTAGTAACCCTTATAGAACCAGAGTTACTATATCTTAACCTTTAGTAACCCTAATAGAACTAGAGTTACTATATCTTAACCTTTAGTAACCCTAATAGAACCAGAGTTACGATCGTGACCTTTGTTCTACCTCACACAGGCTCCGTCCTTCGCTCTCCCTTTAAGGAGCCAAGCATTGAGGGGCGAACCCAAAATGGGCAACGTGCCCATGAAACAGGATGTTAATGATTTATCCACCAGAGACAAACTTCAGTCTGCTGCTTAGTTTATAAACTGCTGCTTTAATGCATTAGAGGATtaagagcagagagaagagaagactgtTTTCATCTGTGATCAAACAGCTGAGAGTTGTTAGTGAGCAGCTGAGCGTCAGAGAGGTGAAAACATCCGCCATGATAAACTCTCACCTGAAGCGGTCGTCAGCCTTCAGCACGTCCATCACGGTTCCCATCGGGGGGGTGAGAACTTTGTCCACGGTGAACATGGTGGCATAGCGTCCTAACTTATCATGGGCGGCGATGCAGGCGTTCTCGATGCAGAGGTTCTACAGAGAACACGGAGAACAGGTTGGTTCATACACGCTGGAGACACGTTAGCATACGTTAAGGTACACGCCCAGCATGCTCTTTAACTGTAACCATGGAGATGATTTAAGGTCTGTTTCTGGTTTGAGGTGATCTGGGACACATTGGACCACATTAACGTCCTGAACAGCTGGAACTACTCGTCCATGTCGCGAAACTGTGAGAAACAAATCAGTTTTTATGAGATGTGACCAAAAACTCATCAAAGCTGTTACAGTTCATCCTGAGAGGAACATGAACGAGATGTTTCAACTGACACACTCATATTTACCGTCCTCACACACGCTGCTGCTAACACGCTAACACaacgtaacacacacacacacacacacacacacacacacacacacacacacactctaacacactcTGCTGCTAACACGCTAACATAacgtaacacacatacacacacacgctgctgcTAACACGCTAACATAacgtaacacacatacacacacacgctgctgcTAACACGCTAACAtaacgtaacacacacacacacacacacacacacacacacacacacacgctaacacaacgtaacacacacacacagagagacacacacacacacacacacacactaacataacGTAACACACACTTGTGATGTAGAGGCAGGAGGTCATAAAAGAGGTGAAGAAGGacaaatgtgaatgtgtcagtctgtctgtgtctcacacacacacacacacacacacacacacacacacacacacacacacacacacacacacacacacacacacacacacacacacacacacacacacacacacacacacacacacacacacacacacagatggtgcCTGGAAAGATTTAGCCGTGGTGGGAACAGGAAACTTCTTGTGGTCTGCAGAGTTCATTACTGAGCAGAAATGTGAGCAGCCACCCACGACTCAGACCTGCAGCCTGTAGACTGATGGTTGAGTCTGTGGACGTCTGAAGACAGCAGCTCACACCTCGCAAActgttttgtgacattttatgaaccaaataattgattcattgattcataGAAAAGAAATCTGGCAGGTGAGTTAACATTAGTAATAATCAGGGTTTGAGCTAAAGAGGTTTTGAGGTTATAGTTTGAACATTAAGGTTCCTGAAATAAATGATCATCTCACAGTTGTGTTTATTCACTCATTACGTGCCAGTTTCTgaagtgatgtgatgtgatgtgaagtgATGTGAAGTGATGTGATGGTTCCAGTAGTACATagtgtgtgttgttttccaCAGTGACCGTGCAGCTGACCGTTCATGTGATGTAAACTATGGCTCTGCTGAAAGGAATCTAAACTCTAGttataatcattagttgcatcACTTGTCAGTTAATCATCTTATAAACAGtgagacatgatgacatcatctcactgtcttcttcttctgcagcagTTTAACGGCACTGAACTCCAACTGTTCATCTGTTAATATTCACACGTTCCACTTTCAGGATTTTCCAGGAATTCAAATGTTCACTTCAGATGAAACTCTAATGTGTAATGATGGCGTCTCCGTCCTCCCAGCTGTGAGGCTCTTGTTCCGATCGGTGGGGGGTCCCACCTCATCCTGGAGGCTCCTACATGCAAAGCTTTCATTTGATGACCAACATCACCACAAGATGCtttagatgatgtcatcaccacATGTGGTTTCTGTAATGAGGCTGCAGACGTGCGGTTTAAAATCTCACTGAAGTACAGTTTGATGtaagtgatcagtgtctgtgtaACTGTCAGAGCTGATCCTTAGTTTATTTGTTGGTAACAAGACgcagaaacagaaactctgTGAcctcatgacatcatcaccgaGGATGATTTATGGCTCCTGGAAACAGATGATCCACCCGGCAACAGACGACACGGCAACACTCACTCACAGCAGCTTCAGCAAGAAAACTCAAGATGTTCAATCaacagctgacacacacacacacacacacacacgcacacgcacacgcacacacacgcacgcgcacacgcacacatacacatacacgcacacgcacacgcacacgcacacgcacacacacacacacacacacacacacagacacacacacacacacacacaaagagcagcTTCTTCTATCATCTGGAAAAAGTCTGAGGTcagcacagaggaggaagatCCAGGAAACATGAAAAACCGCTGCGTCTCATTacagaaatgaaaatgtcattatttgtgCAGGAGACGAAGAACATCAGGAGAACATCAGGAGAACATCAGGAGAACATCAGGAGATCATTTAGGCGGCTTCTTGTTCTGAGTCAGCTGACATCGAACAACCGGAACAACGTCCGACGAGCCAAATCTGCTCCACACATCCTGACTCAGACAGATGTGAAGTTTCCTCTGCAGACAAACGCTCCAAAAACAACATCCAGTTTTCAAATTAGCAGCGTGTCGGTGGCTCCGGGTCAGATGGAAACATCTCAGCTGggctgcatcatcatcatcatcatcatcatcctctctgATTATTGGATTAGTCACTCGATTGATAAAGTCGGTGGATCACTGAGAGTCCAAACTGGAACTGACACtctgctcttttattttttatatttagtcttGATGTCTTTGAGTtgaagacaaaagaaaccagaaaatattcacattaaaaagtTGGAATAAGACGAATTGGGCTTTTATCACAATAGTGGTCGATTAAGGCGGTGTCAGAAATCTGctctctgtataataaacactacaaaCTTCACTCAGCACAAGATCAGACCTTTTATTTCAACGATGTCGATCAGTGAGACACAACTTAGAGGTCTGGATATGTTTTCCCAGTTTAGAAAAAGCTAAGGTAAGAGAAACACTGGACTAGTTACTGATACTTCAACAGGAACAGTTAGTGGATTGATGCAATGttgaattactaaatattttgtagcttattttatgataaattcctgttgaaaatgtgaattacagcaggtatagaagctcatttatctgtaaatcttacgcatcatcatcatcatcatgcataaaacatttagtaGTCGGTGATATGAGCTCTATGCAGGACCATTAAGGccttaaaaatgttgtattcaatatgtttttatttatctaagACTCTAAAAATCTAAATTCATATATGCAGTGTTGTCACTCATGTCACTTATTTTCTGGCAATTATTTGTTGTTTCAGactttaaagggttaaaatgtggagcattgcattgtgggattgttagcaGACACTAGTGAACGTGACATGGACGCTGGTTGTTCTCTCCATGGTGGAATATTTGAGGCTCTAATGTTATAATGTGGAGATATTTACTCAGATAAACTGGTGGCTTTGATCCTCTGACTCTTCCTGTAGCGCCACCAGCTGCCCATTTCACTCTCTCCAATAATCTGATTTATTATCAAAGGTCTGCAGAACTAATGACAGCTGGTTAGGAGCAGTAAGTTCAACTGACTGCAGACGTTCAGTCCAGAAAacagctgaagaagaagaaaagtcgTTCTTACGTTTCTGTAGACGAAGACTCTGAGTTTGAGTCCTCCGAGCGTCTCCAGCTCCTGACCGTCATACAGAGACTTGGAGGACAGCTGCTCCTTCAGGATGTGATTGGTCATCAGCCTCCTCATGTCGGGCGTCATCGTCAGACTTCCTGTTAGAGAacaaacaggtgaacaggtCACATGACGGCAGGCTGGTACCGGAGGTCAAAGGTCGAGATGTACACATAGAGGGGGacgggggacgggggggggggggggttaccttTGAAGCCGTCGTTCAGAGGAGCCAGCATGGTCAGAGCCTCCGAGCCCGTCAGGTGAGAGCTCAGGCCGGCGTCAACGAAAAGCTTGGTTGCCGTGGCAACAGTTGAACCTTCGGCGAGCTCCAGGAGAGTTTTGGCTGCGAGATAAGTTAAGAGTTTAAGTTTCaaacttcttaaatatgaatattttctcttttttttgttttctgtgacaataaactgaatatctgaatATCTTCCCTACTACTGAAGGATTCGGTTTAGTAGTACTGGTAGTACTGGTGGTATCAGTAGTATCGGTAGTATTGGTAGTATCGGTAGTACTGGTAGTATTGGTGGTACTGGTAGTATCGGTAGTATCGGTGGTATCAGTAGTACTGGTAGTACTGGTAGTACTGGTAGTACTGGTAGTATCAGTAGTACTGGTAGTATCGGTAGTATCGGTGGTATCAGTAGTACTGGTAGTATTGGTGGTACTGGTAGTATCAGTAGTACTGGTAGTATCGGTAGTATCGGTGGTATCAGTAGTACTGGTAGTACTGGTAGTACTGGTAGTACTGGTAGTATCGGCAGTACTGGTAGTATCGGTAGTATCGGTGGTATCAGTAGTACTGGTAGTACTGGTAGTACTGGTAGTACTGGTAGTATCAGTAGTACTGGTAGTACTGGTAGTATCAGTAGTACTGGTAGTACTGGTAGTACTGGTAGTACTGGTAGTATCGGTAGTACTGGTAGTATCGGTAGTACTGGTAGTATCAGTAGTACTGGTAGTACTGGTAGTATCAGTAGTATCTGGTAGTACTGGTAGTACTGGTAGTACTGGTAGTATTGGTAGTATCAGTATTACTGGTAGTACTGGTGGTAtcagtagtatcagtagtactGGTAGTATTGGTAGTATCAGTAGTACTGGTAGTACTGGTGGTATtggtagtagtatcagtagtatcaGTGGTATCGGTAGTATCTGGTAGTATTGGTAATATTGGTAGTATCAGTAGTACTGGTAGTATCAGTGGTATCGGTAGTATTGGTGGTATtggtagtagtatcagtagtatcaGTACCTGAGTCTGGGATGAGCAGCTCGTTGATGTAGTGGATGACTCCGTTGGTTCCCAGCTGGTCCTTCTTGGTGATGATGGCTTTCCCGTTCAGAGTCATCTGGTCTCCGTCACAGCCGACCTCCAGCACGGTGCCCTGCAGCGTCTCCATCGGCGTCCCCGACACGATGGACTCTGCACACTGCATGTTCTTCAGGATGTGGTAGTTCAGCAGgtctgtggggggggggggggggggggggggggggggggcaggagaaCAACATCAGCCGACTGTCAGAGCAACAAACCGGTCTGCGCCTGACTGAAGTCTCACTGCATCCGCTCACATTTTGCAGTGTTCAAGTTAGCATGCTTCTCTGGCTATTCTGACCCACAATCCTCTGCGTCACAAGGACTGAGCCGCTGAGAGAGCTcggaccaatcacagcgcaGCAAC encodes:
- the tgfbi gene encoding transforming growth factor-beta-induced protein ig-h3; translated protein: MYSDRAKLRDEIEGPGSFTFFAPSNEAWAALPTEILDALVSNVNIELLNALHYHMVNRRLTSEELRHGSSFASMYQDFHVHIHHYSNGIVTVNCARLIKPDQHATNGIVHVVDRVITAISNNVHTLIDVDDDLETLRTAIAAAGLTNILESEGQYTIFAPTNEAFEKIPPQTLNRILGDPVALKDLLNYHILKNMQCAESIVSGTPMETLQGTVLEVGCDGDQMTLNGKAIITKKDQLGTNGVIHYINELLIPDSAKTLLELAEGSTVATATKLFVDAGLSSHLTGSEALTMLAPLNDGFKGSLTMTPDMRRLMTNHILKEQLSSKSLYDGQELETLGGLKLRVFVYRNNLCIENACIAAHDKLGRYATMFTVDKVLTPPMGTVMDVLKADDRFSLLVGVIQTAGMTEQLNKQGGLMTFFAPTNDAFNAMPKPEFSRLMRNPQELSAVLRYHLGEGMLVSGGVSGSHTRLKPLQGDKLELGVRNQTVYVNRIPVADADLMATNGVVHAMNSIIKPLPVRVDREQADGPAAPLRSAAASRVDSRSFRDDDLFQKVLKSRSSRTMNLSR